The following are from one region of the Paraglaciecola sp. L1A13 genome:
- a CDS encoding PepSY domain-containing protein, producing the protein MRKTLHKWHAYGALLALIPMLLISLTGSILVFKAEIDNLLMPEKLQVNVAKTAERLPLDTLIDSVKNAHPNFEVGTWEIFDDKQRSDAAYIIQHKSSDWFKVYVNQYTGDLLSKPVGLNSDFTDWLLDLHFTLLMHNAGIIIGFVVSCILLFLALSGLIIYRKFWQRFLTLRWQGAKRILFSDMHKMVGIVASPILLILSITGGYWNAAELLHEYTEHAHDPIPTQVAPRYDKQLSIQHLHDKAKTLISEFTPTYLVLPYEDEMQITFFGDVPTFNPLNSEYASTITFDSQTGEWVHQQDVRDNTTGAVIIDSFRKLHFGDFAGLLSKLVWSTLGLSPLLLGFTGCYLFYKTRRMKTQSKHNRRKLHSSNAQISG; encoded by the coding sequence ATGCGAAAAACACTTCATAAATGGCACGCTTATGGGGCTCTCTTGGCGCTCATTCCCATGCTGCTTATTTCCTTAACCGGCAGTATTCTGGTTTTTAAGGCAGAAATCGATAACCTCTTAATGCCAGAAAAGTTACAAGTCAACGTAGCAAAAACGGCAGAACGATTGCCGCTGGACACATTAATAGACTCAGTAAAAAACGCTCACCCCAATTTTGAGGTTGGCACCTGGGAAATATTTGACGACAAGCAACGTTCAGATGCAGCCTATATTATTCAACACAAAAGTAGCGACTGGTTTAAAGTCTATGTTAACCAATACACAGGCGACTTGCTATCCAAACCAGTGGGCCTTAACAGTGATTTCACGGACTGGTTATTGGACTTGCATTTCACCCTGTTAATGCACAATGCCGGTATCATCATCGGTTTTGTGGTGTCGTGCATTCTGCTGTTTTTAGCCCTTAGTGGACTGATTATTTATCGCAAGTTCTGGCAACGCTTTTTGACCTTACGCTGGCAAGGCGCAAAACGTATTTTGTTTAGTGACATGCATAAAATGGTTGGTATCGTCGCCTCTCCCATATTATTGATTTTATCCATCACCGGTGGTTATTGGAACGCAGCAGAGCTGTTGCATGAATACACTGAGCATGCCCACGACCCAATCCCCACTCAAGTAGCGCCTAGATACGATAAGCAGTTATCAATTCAACACCTACACGACAAAGCCAAAACCCTAATAAGCGAATTTACCCCAACTTATTTGGTACTACCTTATGAAGACGAGATGCAGATAACTTTTTTTGGCGATGTACCAACGTTTAATCCACTTAATAGTGAATACGCCAGTACCATCACGTTCGATAGTCAGACAGGCGAGTGGGTCCACCAACAAGATGTCCGCGATAACACTACTGGAGCGGTGATCATTGACAGTTTCAGAAAATTACATTTTGGCGATTTTGCAGGCTTATTGAGTAAACTTGTTTGGTCCACTCTCGGATTAAGCCCATTGTTACTCGGGTTCACCGGCTGCTATTTATTTTATAAAACCCGTAGAATGAAAACGCAATCGAAGCACAATCGCCGAAAGTTACACAGCAGCAACGCCCAGATATCAGGTTGA